The following are encoded in a window of Staphylospora marina genomic DNA:
- the cmr6 gene encoding type III-B CRISPR module RAMP protein Cmr6, which yields MNQPASLQERIRHAWETVQEVEKRCEQEELSRERDDYASFVARLPLTIMINGLGQALAALRSSYRPGETDQKEPRAWLWKNLSGWLCRNHPLAPYPGATDLLQAVMDHGPDRYRRAMTEAMNWLFWHKRFAEAILKDRNLHADHRFRVASTKVQTGLIRKLPLYKPTDDRIHLPKKRPSAGNTGLWYEKFCNEWMYDPGSDRWYLSRRKMDWIRSVTGTVGNADLLREALERTEDIVRANGGLLLYTKTASRFATGLGRSHPTENGFTWHHTLGVPYLIGSSIKGLVRAWASEWIQADPRDINRIFGPDTRETRGHPHSGSVLFLDALPAQPPTLEMDVISVHHLGYYSAKDKKKSPPHDWSSPNVTPFLVVARDQPFVFALLPRSRREQDLRDLYRVHGWLQQALEWSGAGAKTAVGYGRFTVDAAKQEVWEKSLQTQEHVG from the coding sequence ATGAACCAACCTGCATCCTTGCAGGAACGGATCCGTCATGCTTGGGAGACCGTGCAGGAAGTGGAAAAAAGATGTGAGCAAGAAGAGCTGAGCAGAGAACGGGACGACTATGCCAGCTTTGTCGCCCGCCTGCCGCTCACCATCATGATCAACGGTTTGGGACAGGCGCTTGCGGCCTTGCGCTCATCGTACCGGCCCGGCGAGACAGACCAGAAAGAGCCCCGTGCCTGGCTGTGGAAAAACTTGTCCGGTTGGCTCTGCCGGAACCATCCGCTGGCTCCGTATCCCGGCGCCACCGACCTGCTCCAAGCCGTGATGGACCATGGCCCCGACCGTTACCGCCGGGCCATGACCGAAGCGATGAACTGGCTGTTCTGGCACAAGCGATTCGCCGAAGCCATCCTGAAAGACCGGAACCTGCATGCGGACCACCGCTTTCGGGTCGCCTCCACCAAGGTGCAAACGGGATTGATCCGGAAGCTTCCCCTGTACAAGCCGACCGACGACCGGATACATTTGCCGAAAAAAAGGCCCTCCGCCGGAAACACCGGTCTGTGGTACGAAAAGTTTTGCAACGAATGGATGTATGATCCCGGATCCGACCGTTGGTACCTGAGTCGCCGAAAAATGGACTGGATCCGCTCCGTCACCGGTACCGTCGGAAATGCCGATCTGCTTCGGGAAGCCTTGGAACGAACGGAAGACATCGTGCGGGCCAACGGGGGATTGCTGCTGTACACCAAAACCGCCAGCCGCTTCGCCACCGGACTGGGGAGATCCCATCCCACCGAGAACGGCTTCACCTGGCACCACACCCTGGGCGTCCCGTACCTGATCGGATCGTCCATCAAGGGGCTCGTCCGCGCATGGGCCAGCGAGTGGATTCAGGCCGATCCCCGGGACATCAACCGCATCTTCGGTCCCGACACCCGGGAAACGCGGGGACACCCGCACTCCGGCAGCGTCCTCTTCCTGGACGCCCTGCCCGCCCAACCGCCCACGCTGGAAATGGACGTCATCTCCGTTCATCATCTGGGCTATTACAGCGCAAAAGACAAGAAGAAATCTCCGCCCCATGACTGGTCCTCCCCGAACGTCACGCCGTTTCTCGTCGTGGCCAGGGACCAGCCGTTCGTTTTCGCCCTCCTGCCCCGAAGCCGGAGAGAGCAAGACCTGCGCGACCTCTACCGTGTTCACGGATGGCTCCAACAAGCCCTCGAATGGTCCGGTGCCGGCGCCAAAACCGCCGTCGGCTACGGACGCTTCACAGTGGACGCGGCGAAACAAGAAGTCTGGGAGAAGTCTCTGCAAACCCAAGAACACGTCGGGTAA
- the cas10 gene encoding type III-B CRISPR-associated protein Cas10/Cmr2 yields MSVKTVHFMLGPVQDFVARSRRTRDLLVSSFLVSYLTGHAMAHVIHSGGRIVFPFVNLDKPDSLLGAILQPPDRKPRFGPGLGTLPNRFKAEVPKDFDPRGCCEAVDAAWKRIADAVNRYIRNEIQKKQSDPENLRRWDDERTQAIWKRQVNGYWETFWVVDEADNAIDRRKNWRHHLPPVEGGEKCTVMNRLEEVSGCNDRAFWKMIDDSLRSNDLADDERLSAIALIKRLLPYVAEEAIGWKFPSEAVGIPSFNYMAALSWMEKAKIKASHAVREYARTVPDDVLITPPSHILSPDGKKPDPRIEKFYKLDGSWVIPHLLQRVWDDSSMDGASLRDAYERLRKAVGEDPIPYYALLMMDGDRLGRHLQASPENGRLISQALNEFSERILTTINGHQGIVIYAGGDDVMAIFPMDQALRAARLLREDYMNAFRETAGDRIKATCSTAVVFGYCSSPLQSVLEFTRDMLDVQAKETTGRDSLAIGIWKRTGAELIWSAPWEGTDGQPSAVDSLIRLLNAPDRLLSNRFLDKLQTAYKRFPQFLDDDDQHRYMLKRLIREDHYRITGQRNPQTEELLEDLFRVSFRSWREDDRVRLAEGPLDDSAAQLIRFFRPAKGVKTS; encoded by the coding sequence ATGAGCGTGAAAACCGTTCATTTCATGCTGGGACCCGTCCAGGATTTCGTGGCCCGTTCACGTCGAACGCGTGATCTGTTGGTCAGTTCGTTTCTTGTTTCCTATCTGACCGGACACGCGATGGCCCACGTGATCCATAGCGGCGGCCGAATCGTGTTTCCTTTCGTGAATCTCGACAAGCCCGATTCCCTGCTGGGCGCCATTCTCCAGCCTCCGGACCGGAAACCGAGGTTCGGTCCGGGGCTTGGCACGTTGCCCAACCGGTTCAAGGCAGAAGTGCCGAAAGACTTCGATCCCCGCGGATGTTGCGAGGCAGTGGACGCGGCGTGGAAGCGAATCGCCGACGCGGTGAACAGGTACATTCGGAACGAGATTCAGAAAAAGCAGTCAGACCCGGAAAACCTCAGACGCTGGGACGACGAGCGAACACAGGCGATCTGGAAGCGGCAGGTGAACGGGTACTGGGAGACTTTCTGGGTGGTGGATGAAGCGGACAACGCCATCGATCGCCGAAAAAACTGGCGCCATCATCTGCCACCGGTGGAAGGCGGAGAGAAATGCACGGTGATGAATCGGTTGGAAGAGGTGTCCGGCTGCAACGACCGTGCATTCTGGAAGATGATTGACGACAGCCTCAGGTCCAATGATCTGGCGGATGACGAACGACTCTCGGCCATCGCCCTGATCAAACGGCTGCTTCCCTACGTGGCCGAGGAAGCGATCGGTTGGAAGTTTCCCTCCGAGGCGGTGGGCATTCCCTCCTTCAACTACATGGCGGCGCTGTCGTGGATGGAAAAGGCGAAGATAAAAGCCTCGCACGCCGTGAGGGAGTATGCCCGCACCGTTCCGGACGATGTCCTGATCACTCCTCCTTCCCACATCCTTTCACCGGACGGGAAAAAACCGGATCCAAGAATCGAGAAATTTTACAAACTGGACGGAAGCTGGGTGATCCCTCACCTGCTTCAGCGGGTATGGGATGATTCGTCCATGGACGGCGCTTCGCTCCGGGATGCCTATGAGCGCCTCAGAAAGGCGGTCGGCGAAGATCCGATTCCTTACTACGCCCTCCTCATGATGGATGGCGACCGGTTGGGACGGCATCTGCAGGCCAGTCCGGAAAACGGCCGGTTGATCAGCCAGGCGCTGAACGAATTCTCCGAACGCATCCTCACGACCATCAATGGTCACCAAGGGATCGTCATTTACGCCGGCGGCGATGACGTCATGGCCATCTTCCCCATGGATCAAGCCCTCCGGGCGGCACGCTTGCTGCGGGAGGACTACATGAACGCTTTCCGGGAAACGGCCGGCGACCGGATCAAGGCCACCTGCTCCACCGCCGTCGTGTTCGGTTACTGCTCGTCCCCGCTGCAAAGCGTGCTGGAGTTCACCCGTGACATGCTGGATGTTCAGGCGAAGGAAACCACGGGAAGAGACAGTCTGGCCATCGGGATCTGGAAACGGACGGGAGCGGAACTGATCTGGTCGGCTCCCTGGGAAGGAACGGACGGACAACCGTCGGCCGTGGACAGCCTGATCCGCCTGCTGAACGCACCGGACCGTCTGTTGTCCAACCGGTTTCTGGACAAACTGCAAACCGCGTACAAACGGTTTCCGCAGTTTCTCGACGACGACGATCAGCACCGCTACATGCTGAAGCGGCTCATCCGTGAAGATCATTATCGCATCACCGGCCAGCGGAACCCGCAAACGGAAGAACTGCTGGAAGATTTGTTCCGCGTCAGCTTCCGCTCCTGGCGGGAAGATGACCGGGTCCGGTTGGCCGAAGGACCGCTGGATGACAGCGCCGCCCAACTCATCCGGTTTTTCCGTCCGGCAAAAGGAGTGAAAACCTCATGA
- the cmr4 gene encoding type III-B CRISPR module RAMP protein Cmr4 has translation MQATVMGLLAETAVHPGSGRQDGLLDLPVIREAVTEYPLIPGSALKGALREKLVLEHGDVKNPPAWIDQIFGTKEEAGGVGITDARLLLLPVRSLSGHYRWVTCPYALERLQRDLSLTGVSLRIPEVDIPREQAITARPESEAVFLEEFTYIPEQDEPLIREIIGCIAPLIRHDSVRKRLPGQLVLLNNDEFSHFARFSLPIVTKNQLDLETKTSRNVWNEETIPPDTLMYSLLIPRPGREDSLKKLTEELARNPYVQIGGNETTGQGWMSASLPKGWDAA, from the coding sequence ATGCAAGCCACCGTGATGGGACTCTTGGCTGAAACGGCGGTTCATCCCGGATCGGGCCGGCAGGACGGTCTCCTGGACCTGCCCGTCATCCGGGAAGCGGTCACCGAATATCCCCTGATCCCCGGGTCTGCCCTGAAAGGCGCCCTGCGGGAAAAACTGGTGCTGGAGCACGGGGATGTCAAGAACCCGCCCGCCTGGATCGATCAAATTTTCGGCACAAAAGAAGAAGCGGGAGGTGTCGGGATCACGGACGCCCGTCTGCTGCTCCTGCCCGTCCGTTCCCTGTCCGGTCACTACCGCTGGGTCACCTGTCCGTACGCCCTGGAGCGGCTGCAGCGGGACCTGTCCCTGACCGGCGTTTCGTTGCGCATCCCGGAGGTCGACATTCCCCGGGAACAGGCGATCACCGCCCGGCCCGAGTCGGAAGCGGTCTTCTTGGAAGAATTCACTTACATTCCTGAGCAGGATGAGCCCCTGATCCGGGAAATCATCGGCTGCATCGCTCCGCTCATCCGGCACGACTCCGTCCGGAAACGCCTTCCCGGGCAGCTGGTCCTGCTGAACAACGATGAATTCAGCCATTTTGCCCGTTTCTCACTTCCGATCGTCACCAAAAACCAGCTGGATCTGGAGACCAAAACCAGCCGCAACGTGTGGAACGAGGAAACCATTCCGCCCGACACCCTCATGTACTCCCTGCTCATCCCCCGACCGGGCCGGGAGGACTCGCTGAAAAAGCTGACAGAGGAACTGGCCCGCAATCCGTACGTGCAGATCGGCGGCAACGAAACCACCGGCCAAGGATGGATGTCCGCCAGTCTTCCGAAAGGTTGGGATGCGGCATGA
- the cmr1 gene encoding type III-B CRISPR module RAMP protein Cmr1: MDETRIDTSPDIPHLHVRFRIVTPMFLGDANQQQSVLRVPSIKGSLRHWYRAVHPGFADWLELDRKRSTHNHKIKGTREEVLFGGAGSHTGQSRVIIRLLTHLEHSAFNSTLASLHHFTHSLSKRNYLKEDQSFELQFAMRHRHREDPQDWPGLLASVWLLAHVGGLGTRTRRGLGSITLESWKVEHAPEAARLKEALPLPDGAETPEMWLNRFCDGAKMIRSWLHATDTPFPPGKHTRLDRNTSVWLGPTPHSDCFEALRDAHDLMNRFYQHYPEHRILFGLPARVKGKQIIAVDEEKYEQPWREGRMPSPVRLRIARTAEGYVPQFTIQSVPFPKLASKEGNRKVWWRDWNEDHLQQALKSFTGELAFRKFLRRGWE; this comes from the coding sequence GTGGACGAAACCCGCATCGACACATCCCCCGACATTCCTCACTTGCACGTCCGCTTCCGGATCGTGACCCCGATGTTCCTCGGAGACGCAAACCAGCAGCAATCCGTGCTGCGGGTCCCTTCCATCAAGGGAAGCTTGCGCCACTGGTACCGGGCCGTTCATCCGGGATTTGCCGACTGGCTGGAATTGGACCGGAAAAGGTCAACCCACAACCACAAAATCAAGGGCACCCGGGAGGAGGTGCTGTTCGGAGGAGCCGGTTCACATACAGGGCAGTCCCGGGTGATCATTCGCCTGCTCACCCATTTGGAGCATTCGGCCTTCAATTCGACGTTGGCCTCGCTCCATCATTTCACCCATTCCCTGAGCAAGCGGAATTACCTGAAAGAGGACCAGTCCTTTGAGCTTCAATTCGCCATGCGACACCGCCACCGGGAAGATCCCCAGGATTGGCCCGGATTATTGGCGTCCGTCTGGCTGCTGGCCCATGTGGGCGGCCTCGGAACGAGGACCCGTCGGGGATTGGGCTCGATTACGCTGGAATCATGGAAGGTGGAACATGCCCCGGAAGCAGCTCGCTTGAAAGAAGCCTTGCCGCTGCCGGACGGAGCAGAAACACCTGAAATGTGGTTGAATCGGTTCTGCGATGGGGCCAAAATGATCCGAAGCTGGCTGCATGCGACCGACACCCCGTTTCCCCCCGGCAAACATACCCGCCTGGACCGAAACACCAGTGTCTGGTTGGGACCGACTCCCCACTCCGACTGTTTTGAAGCACTTCGGGATGCCCATGACCTGATGAACCGTTTTTATCAACATTACCCTGAACACCGCATTTTGTTCGGACTTCCTGCCCGAGTCAAAGGCAAACAGATTATTGCCGTGGATGAGGAGAAATATGAACAGCCCTGGAGAGAAGGACGGATGCCGTCCCCGGTTCGGCTGCGCATCGCCCGCACGGCTGAGGGATACGTTCCCCAATTCACCATCCAATCCGTGCCGTTTCCGAAATTGGCATCCAAAGAGGGAAACCGGAAAGTCTGGTGGCGTGATTGGAATGAAGATCATCTTCAACAAGCCTTGAAAAGCTTCACCGGAGAACTTGCATTCAGAAAGTTTTTGAGAAGGGGATGGGAATGA
- a CDS encoding type III-B CRISPR module-associated Cmr3 family protein, with amino-acid sequence MTTWWSWDPLDTLFFRDPARFSAGESGGLAPDTHFPPFASSLLGAVRFALAREAGWDPERPDSWPEWLGGPSDPSAHPDIPAGWDHTGSLRLTGPFLEWKGETLFPAPLFLYGQKRRDGRFRVTRLVPGTPVDCDLGYGLRLPVLKERVEGHALEHTWVTRSGLERVLRGDTPAPEGELFEEGELWRKEPRAGIQRDLRTQRVEKGHLFTVPHIRTVHGLHIRLGVDGIPDTPDRERLLALPLGGEGRFARVTVDPSAPDPLPPAPQLTPDPDGRIRYVMLLLTHCLPDPDGALIREGFSGAPGKLVCAIIGKPVFMSGWDLRRGGSRPQLPLIPAGSAWFFEADADRKADILALHGSRIGRMTAYGLGQMAIGQWKEEVEADASHRDGTLG; translated from the coding sequence ATGACGACATGGTGGTCCTGGGATCCACTGGACACTCTCTTTTTCCGCGATCCCGCCCGCTTCAGCGCCGGGGAAAGCGGGGGTCTGGCACCGGACACGCATTTTCCCCCGTTCGCCTCCTCGCTGCTCGGGGCCGTTCGTTTCGCACTGGCCCGGGAAGCAGGCTGGGACCCGGAACGACCCGACAGCTGGCCGGAATGGCTGGGCGGACCCTCCGATCCGTCCGCTCATCCGGACATTCCCGCCGGCTGGGATCACACCGGTTCCCTTCGCCTCACCGGCCCCTTTCTCGAATGGAAGGGTGAGACGCTCTTTCCCGCACCGCTGTTCCTGTACGGACAAAAACGGCGGGACGGCCGGTTCCGCGTCACCCGTTTGGTGCCGGGAACACCGGTGGATTGCGATCTGGGATACGGGCTCCGGCTGCCGGTCCTGAAAGAACGCGTGGAAGGGCACGCGCTGGAACACACATGGGTCACACGCAGCGGACTTGAGCGGGTGCTGCGCGGGGATACGCCCGCCCCCGAAGGCGAGCTGTTTGAGGAAGGAGAACTGTGGCGCAAAGAGCCCCGCGCCGGCATCCAACGCGATCTGCGGACGCAACGGGTGGAGAAAGGCCACCTGTTCACCGTTCCGCACATCCGCACCGTGCACGGGCTGCACATCCGGCTGGGGGTGGACGGGATTCCGGACACTCCGGATCGCGAACGGTTGCTGGCGCTGCCGCTCGGCGGAGAAGGCCGGTTTGCCCGCGTCACGGTCGATCCGTCCGCTCCCGATCCCCTGCCGCCGGCGCCGCAGCTCACTCCGGATCCCGACGGGCGAATCCGTTATGTGATGCTGCTGCTCACCCACTGTCTTCCGGATCCGGACGGCGCCTTGATCCGGGAAGGTTTTTCCGGCGCTCCGGGTAAGCTGGTCTGTGCCATCATCGGAAAACCGGTGTTCATGAGCGGCTGGGATCTCCGCCGGGGAGGCTCCCGTCCGCAACTTCCCCTGATTCCGGCAGGCAGCGCCTGGTTTTTCGAAGCGGACGCGGATCGAAAAGCGGACATTCTCGCGTTGCACGGCTCCCGGATCGGCCGCATGACGGCATACGGCTTGGGACAAATGGCGATCGGACAATGGAAAGAGGAGGTTGAAGCCGATGCAAGCCACCGTGATGGGACTCTTGGCTGA
- a CDS encoding LCP family protein produces MESRNHRVSKQKKKRKWLKILMTVLVLLVGAGGAYAWYVYDSVKQTANNMYSPIDREKSELREKGVDINQRQPFSVLLMGVDKREGDRGRSDSLMVMSVNPAKGSILMFSIPRDTRTEIVGRGTQDKINHAYAFGGVEMSIRTVEKFLNAPIDYYVQVDMEGFMKMVDAVGGVTVDSPFAFTYEGVSFPKGPVHLDGYRALKYTRMRYDDPRGDFGRQERQRQVLREVMKKAASPAIVTNMGDILASLQGSIRTNMTFDEMTAVATDYRGAAGNMETVSIKGKGTKIGGVYYYIVDQQERDRISSLLKQHLQLGENSS; encoded by the coding sequence ATGGAATCCAGAAACCATCGCGTGTCGAAACAAAAAAAGAAACGCAAGTGGCTGAAAATCTTGATGACGGTGCTGGTTCTCCTCGTCGGAGCCGGCGGGGCTTACGCTTGGTACGTGTACGATTCGGTGAAGCAGACCGCCAACAACATGTATTCACCGATCGATCGGGAAAAATCGGAACTTCGCGAAAAAGGGGTGGACATCAACCAAAGACAACCGTTTTCGGTGCTGCTGATGGGGGTGGACAAGCGGGAAGGGGACCGCGGGCGCTCCGATTCGCTCATGGTGATGTCGGTCAATCCCGCGAAAGGATCCATCCTGATGTTCAGCATTCCGCGGGACACCCGGACGGAGATCGTGGGGCGGGGAACCCAGGACAAGATCAACCACGCCTACGCGTTCGGCGGAGTGGAAATGTCGATCCGCACGGTGGAGAAGTTCCTGAACGCACCCATTGACTATTATGTGCAAGTCGACATGGAAGGCTTCATGAAAATGGTGGATGCCGTGGGCGGCGTGACGGTGGACAGCCCATTCGCCTTCACCTACGAAGGGGTCTCGTTCCCCAAAGGGCCCGTGCATTTGGACGGGTACCGGGCGCTCAAGTATACCCGGATGCGCTATGACGATCCCCGCGGCGATTTCGGCCGCCAGGAGCGGCAACGTCAGGTGTTGCGCGAAGTCATGAAAAAGGCTGCATCACCGGCCATCGTCACCAACATGGGAGACATCCTGGCCTCTCTGCAGGGAAGCATCCGGACCAACATGACGTTTGATGAAATGACGGCGGTGGCCACCGACTACCGGGGAGCCGCCGGCAACATGGAAACGGTGTCGATCAAGGGAAAAGGGACGAAAATCGGCGGTGTCTACTATTATATTGTGGATCAGCAGGAACGGGACCGCATCAGTTCCTTGCTGAAGCAGCATCTGCAGCTGGGTGAGAACAGCTCCTGA
- the galU gene encoding UTP--glucose-1-phosphate uridylyltransferase GalU, translating to MSKKVRKAIIPAAGLGTRFLPATKAMPKEMLPIVDKPTIQYIVEEAVQSGIQEIIIVTGKSKRAIEDHFDKNFELEFNLAQKNKEDLLKLVRTSTDLANIYYVRQKEALGLGHAISCAREFIGDEPFAVLLGDMIMDGRVPCLKRMIDLYEENGAGVIAVQQVPWEEVHKYGVISGERIGGKVSRIDDLVEKPKEHPPSNLAIIGRYILEADIFDILDRTMPGAGGEIQLTDALRVQAAQKPLIGYEYEGRVFDVGSKLGFLQATVEFAARNEELMDSFMTWLHDFVSARSSMKTKSLA from the coding sequence ATGAGCAAAAAAGTCAGAAAAGCGATCATTCCCGCGGCGGGTCTCGGAACCCGGTTCTTGCCGGCGACCAAGGCCATGCCCAAGGAAATGCTCCCGATCGTGGACAAGCCGACGATTCAGTACATCGTGGAAGAAGCCGTCCAATCGGGCATTCAGGAGATCATCATCGTGACCGGGAAGAGCAAGCGGGCCATCGAAGACCACTTTGACAAAAACTTCGAGCTGGAATTCAACCTCGCGCAAAAAAACAAGGAGGACCTGCTGAAACTGGTCCGCACTTCCACCGATCTCGCGAACATTTATTATGTCAGGCAAAAAGAGGCGCTGGGATTGGGACATGCCATCTCCTGTGCCCGGGAGTTCATCGGGGATGAGCCGTTTGCGGTCCTTCTCGGCGACATGATCATGGACGGTCGGGTTCCCTGTCTGAAGCGGATGATCGATCTCTACGAGGAAAACGGTGCGGGAGTGATCGCCGTACAGCAGGTTCCCTGGGAAGAGGTGCACAAGTACGGGGTGATCTCCGGAGAGCGGATCGGCGGCAAAGTGAGTCGCATCGACGACCTCGTGGAAAAGCCGAAAGAACATCCTCCGTCCAATCTGGCGATCATCGGACGGTATATCTTGGAAGCGGATATTTTTGACATTCTGGACCGGACGATGCCCGGGGCCGGAGGAGAGATTCAGCTGACGGACGCACTCCGGGTCCAGGCCGCGCAAAAGCCGCTCATCGGCTACGAATATGAGGGACGGGTGTTCGACGTGGGGAGCAAACTGGGCTTCCTGCAGGCCACGGTTGAATTCGCAGCACGCAATGAGGAATTGATGGACAGCTTCATGACTTGGTTGCACGATTTTGTGTCCGCCCGCTCCTCCATGAAAACCAAATCGCTCGCATGA
- a CDS encoding tetratricopeptide repeat protein, whose protein sequence is MIKVVGATQKKVRQRLRAKASRFTLVIVLIYVVFLTVALVWGPGTFGDAVHAEPQGGDPGGAGKDDMELRYEYMNYLMTTLALIGTIGGIGFTVYGYYQAMKLPELIEKEVEEQLEEQLEEHKEEMDEQIKEYMQSLEILLENALIDPYHERVVKVTRKQDVLDVLERYGELWGVHYYNAIFQYYEAETDEEKWEAFKIMKQHLREHPGHVRAHVFLICWYLTEGALKEAHLTLVDLLDHDPYICYEEQLLSLIEWYGDPDSVRDRNRSLFRAEKRIYEMEKRLHEFRNPDVPTKLEALLERMHTNPDLELDQELLERIQDPAIWMRRHLLPEEMELDETRTA, encoded by the coding sequence GTGATCAAAGTGGTTGGGGCAACTCAAAAGAAAGTCAGACAGCGGCTCCGGGCGAAAGCTTCCCGGTTCACGCTGGTCATTGTGTTGATTTACGTGGTGTTTCTGACCGTCGCGCTGGTGTGGGGACCGGGGACGTTCGGGGATGCGGTTCATGCCGAACCGCAGGGGGGCGACCCGGGCGGAGCGGGAAAAGACGACATGGAACTGCGCTATGAATACATGAACTACCTCATGACCACGCTGGCCCTCATCGGGACGATCGGCGGGATCGGCTTTACGGTATACGGGTATTATCAAGCGATGAAACTTCCCGAATTGATCGAGAAAGAAGTGGAAGAACAGCTGGAAGAACAGCTGGAGGAACACAAGGAAGAGATGGATGAGCAGATCAAGGAGTACATGCAGTCCCTCGAGATCCTGCTGGAAAACGCCCTGATCGACCCGTACCACGAACGGGTGGTCAAGGTGACCAGAAAACAGGATGTGCTCGATGTGCTGGAGCGGTACGGGGAGCTGTGGGGCGTTCATTACTACAACGCCATCTTCCAATATTACGAGGCCGAGACGGATGAAGAAAAGTGGGAAGCCTTCAAGATCATGAAGCAGCACCTGAGAGAACATCCCGGCCACGTGCGCGCCCATGTCTTCCTGATTTGCTGGTATCTCACCGAAGGAGCCCTCAAAGAAGCCCATCTCACCCTGGTGGATTTGCTCGACCATGATCCGTACATCTGTTACGAAGAACAGTTGCTCAGCCTGATCGAATGGTACGGAGACCCCGATTCGGTCCGTGACCGCAACCGCAGCCTCTTCCGCGCGGAGAAACGGATCTACGAAATGGAAAAGCGCCTGCACGAATTCCGCAATCCGGACGTTCCGACCAAGTTGGAAGCCCTGCTCGAACGAATGCACACCAACCCGGACCTCGAACTCGATCAGGAGCTCCTCGAACGGATCCAGGACCCGGCAATCTGGATGAGAAGACATCTCCTTCCCGAAGAGATGGAGTTGGACGAAACCCGAACGGCATGA